The Acidianus infernus genome window below encodes:
- a CDS encoding NAD(P)/FAD-dependent oxidoreductase — protein sequence MYDVVIIGGGPAGLFAAYELANALQGKSDYKILLVDKGVRASKRSCPLLTPKEKCTFCNPCHINYGIGGAGTFSSGIINLRPDIGGDLHELMRSWDAAQQLINYVDEIFVKFGAPKDRLFKPDPEKTKEIQKKAAKVGAEFVPIVQRHIGTDKSPQVIENLTNYIEQNGIKISELTDVYQIEKTGNSFNLKTSKGEIESKIVLVAPGRAGAKWFYEQTKRLGVDTVPGPLDIGVRVEVESFVMDELTSAVWDPKIIMYSKKYDDKVRTFCVNPRGFIMKEVYDDGTIGVNGETYVDRKSNNTNFAFLATIKLSDPLEDTIEYGKSIARLMTRLGGEKPILQRLIDFEKGRRSTWERINRSTVKPTLRDVTPGDISMGLPYRIISDLIEGLERLDNIASGIYSSNTLLYAPEIKYYSVKTVVDSNMETVVDNLFVAGDGAGLSRGINVAAATGILAARGIINKLGLS from the coding sequence ATGTATGATGTAGTAATAATTGGTGGCGGACCAGCAGGTTTATTTGCTGCATATGAATTAGCAAACGCTTTACAAGGAAAATCCGATTATAAAATATTACTCGTTGATAAAGGAGTTAGAGCCTCTAAAAGATCTTGTCCGCTATTAACTCCTAAAGAAAAGTGCACTTTTTGTAATCCTTGCCATATAAATTACGGTATTGGTGGTGCAGGAACTTTTAGCAGTGGTATAATAAATCTAAGGCCAGATATAGGAGGAGATTTACACGAACTTATGCGTAGCTGGGACGCTGCACAACAGTTAATAAATTACGTAGATGAGATCTTTGTAAAATTTGGAGCACCAAAAGATAGACTATTTAAACCAGATCCAGAGAAGACAAAGGAAATTCAAAAGAAAGCTGCAAAGGTTGGTGCAGAATTTGTACCAATAGTTCAAAGACATATAGGAACTGATAAAAGTCCACAAGTAATAGAAAATTTAACTAACTATATTGAGCAAAATGGAATAAAAATTTCTGAATTAACAGACGTCTATCAGATAGAAAAAACCGGAAATTCATTTAACCTAAAAACTAGTAAAGGTGAAATAGAGTCAAAGATAGTCCTAGTAGCGCCAGGTAGAGCTGGGGCAAAATGGTTTTATGAGCAAACTAAGAGATTAGGCGTCGACACTGTTCCAGGTCCATTAGATATAGGTGTAAGAGTTGAAGTAGAGTCTTTCGTTATGGACGAACTAACATCTGCAGTATGGGATCCAAAAATTATTATGTACTCTAAAAAGTATGATGATAAAGTTAGAACGTTCTGCGTTAATCCAAGAGGTTTTATAATGAAAGAAGTCTACGATGATGGAACTATAGGGGTAAATGGAGAAACGTATGTTGATAGAAAAAGTAATAATACCAATTTTGCGTTCCTCGCTACAATAAAACTTTCTGATCCATTAGAAGATACAATAGAATATGGCAAAAGCATTGCTAGACTTATGACAAGACTGGGAGGAGAAAAACCAATACTCCAACGCCTTATAGATTTTGAGAAAGGTAGAAGAAGCACTTGGGAGAGAATAAATAGATCTACTGTTAAGCCTACCCTTAGAGACGTTACTCCAGGAGATATAAGTATGGGACTTCCATATAGAATAATCTCAGACCTAATAGAAGGGTTAGAAAGATTGGATAATATAGCCTCTGGTATATACTCTTCAAATACTTTACTTTATGCACCGGAAATCAAGTATTATAGTGTAAAGACAGTAGTAGATAGCAACATGGAGACCGTAGTAGATAATTTATTTGTAGCCGGTGATGGAGCAGGATTATCAAGAGGAATAAATGTAGCAGCTGCTACAGGAATACTGGCAGCAAGAGGAATTATAAATAAACTGGGTTTAAGCTAA
- a CDS encoding formate--phosphoribosylaminoimidazolecarboxamide ligase family protein has product MIKISALASHSALDVFDGAKDEGFSTIALCKKGRERPYLEFKRIVDECILLNDFKEIPSESIQQKLISENAIIVPNRSLAVYVGYDNLENMKVKFFGNRKMLRWEERKGEKNYYKLLDEAKIRRPRIYTPDNIDSAVIVKLPESKRRVERGFFFAKNKEDFDKKLEELEKDGIIDEESIKEMVIEEFILGAYFNVNYFYSPIFNRTEIISIDRRIQSDWDEFYKLPADIQLSLNRTPRLIEVGHEPATIRESLLEKLFEIGYAFVEATQKLEPPGIIGPFTLQLSVTPDLDIVVFDVAPRIGGGTNAYMGIGSQYSKLYFGKPISLGRRIAIEIKEAINSSLEEKVIF; this is encoded by the coding sequence TTGATTAAAATCTCAGCCTTAGCTAGTCATTCGGCCTTAGACGTATTTGATGGGGCTAAGGACGAAGGTTTTAGCACAATTGCGTTGTGTAAGAAAGGGAGAGAAAGACCATATTTAGAGTTTAAAAGAATAGTAGACGAATGTATTTTACTAAATGATTTTAAGGAAATACCATCAGAAAGTATTCAACAAAAATTAATTTCTGAAAATGCAATCATAGTACCAAATAGAAGTCTTGCTGTTTATGTTGGTTACGATAATCTAGAGAATATGAAGGTAAAATTTTTTGGAAATAGAAAAATGCTTAGATGGGAAGAAAGAAAAGGCGAAAAGAACTATTATAAATTGTTAGACGAGGCAAAAATTAGGAGGCCTAGAATTTACACTCCAGATAATATAGATTCTGCGGTTATAGTAAAACTTCCAGAATCGAAAAGGCGTGTAGAAAGAGGATTCTTTTTTGCCAAGAATAAGGAAGATTTTGATAAAAAACTAGAGGAACTAGAAAAGGATGGAATAATAGATGAGGAAAGCATAAAGGAAATGGTAATAGAAGAATTCATATTAGGAGCATATTTTAATGTTAATTATTTCTATAGTCCAATTTTTAATAGAACAGAAATTATTAGTATAGATAGAAGAATACAAAGCGATTGGGATGAATTCTACAAACTACCTGCTGATATTCAACTTAGTTTAAATAGAACTCCTAGACTTATAGAGGTTGGCCATGAGCCGGCGACTATAAGAGAAAGCTTACTTGAGAAGTTGTTTGAAATAGGGTATGCCTTTGTAGAAGCTACACAAAAACTTGAGCCCCCTGGAATAATAGGTCCTTTTACTTTACAGCTTTCAGTAACTCCGGACTTAGATATAGTAGTTTTTGACGTTGCGCCAAGAATTGGCGGAGGGACTAATGCTTATATGGGAATAGGTAGTCAATATTCTAAACTATATTTTGGCAAACCAATAAGTTTAGGTAGAAGGATAGCTATAGAAATTAAAGAAGCTATAAATAGCTCATTAGAAGAGAAGGTTATTTTTTAA
- a CDS encoding prephenate dehydratase, which translates to MSNAIYVEAQSISEIFYKVSSEGKLGIVPIENSLEGPINETLDNLFKFDDVFVNKIIELKINLVLASKGDINIKHIKNIYTHLYAYKEAQNSLLKLGIVNNVIPVESTSKAAILALSDPNSAALCSEFAARLYGLKILAYGVQDYNNNITKFALISKNVSFRGERSMILFTVPDLPGSLYKVLEKFYTFNKNLKMIYSRPVRSIPWNYYFYVEYEGSYEKELLDELKKVTTSLKFKGSYNIT; encoded by the coding sequence ATTAGCAATGCCATCTATGTAGAAGCACAATCGATATCAGAAATATTTTATAAAGTTAGTTCTGAAGGCAAACTAGGTATAGTTCCTATAGAAAATAGTTTGGAAGGCCCTATTAATGAGACCTTAGATAATTTATTTAAGTTTGATGATGTGTTCGTTAATAAAATTATTGAATTAAAGATTAATTTGGTTTTAGCATCTAAGGGAGATATTAATATAAAACATATAAAGAATATTTATACGCATTTATACGCATATAAGGAAGCACAAAATTCATTACTTAAACTAGGCATCGTTAATAATGTAATACCAGTAGAAAGTACTTCTAAAGCAGCCATATTAGCTTTGTCTGATCCAAATTCTGCAGCCTTATGTTCAGAGTTTGCTGCTAGACTTTATGGATTGAAAATTTTAGCTTATGGAGTTCAAGATTATAATAATAATATTACTAAATTCGCCTTAATTTCCAAAAATGTTAGCTTTAGAGGAGAAAGATCTATGATATTATTCACTGTTCCAGATTTACCGGGGAGTTTATATAAAGTTCTAGAAAAATTTTATACATTTAATAAGAATTTAAAAATGATATATTCTAGACCCGTCAGAAGCATACCTTGGAATTATTACTTTTATGTGGAGTATGAAGGATCTTATGAGAAGGAATTATTAGATGAACTCAAAAAAGTAACCACTTCACTTAAATTTAAAGGAAGTTATAATATTACATAA
- a CDS encoding formate--phosphoribosylaminoimidazolecarboxamide ligase, translated as MIISTLGSHSSLQILHGAKKEGLATSVITDKNRENFYKRFNFIDEVRSYSNLDEALDLINNNNEESVFIPHGSLIEYLGMERVKKIKTPIFGNKNLFEWEANQHKKMSLLKMAKIKIPESFESPEDVDRLVIVKLPGAKGGKGYFIAKNKEEVKESLNKLLEAKLIKSIDEVIIQEYVIGIPMYFHFFYSPIFKRVEITGMDIRYETNVDGLRRLPTNLINVDPTFVVAGNIPVVARESILPKAFEYAENFVNTVKENVPPGMIGPFCLESIVTDSLDIVVFEFSGRIVAGTNLYVEGSPYSWLYWDEPMSVGRRIAREIKIAKLENKLGEVTT; from the coding sequence ATGATAATTAGTACCCTAGGTAGCCATTCTTCTTTACAAATTTTACATGGTGCAAAAAAAGAAGGGTTAGCAACAAGTGTAATTACTGATAAAAATAGGGAAAACTTCTATAAAAGATTCAATTTTATTGATGAAGTAAGAAGTTATAGTAATTTAGATGAAGCATTAGATTTAATAAACAATAATAATGAAGAAAGTGTATTCATACCGCATGGAAGTCTTATAGAGTATTTGGGAATGGAAAGAGTGAAAAAAATTAAAACTCCAATATTTGGTAATAAGAATTTATTTGAATGGGAAGCTAATCAGCATAAAAAAATGAGTTTATTAAAAATGGCTAAGATAAAAATACCAGAGTCATTTGAAAGTCCAGAAGATGTTGATAGATTAGTTATAGTAAAGTTGCCTGGAGCTAAAGGCGGAAAAGGTTATTTTATAGCAAAAAATAAGGAGGAAGTAAAAGAAAGTCTTAATAAATTACTAGAGGCTAAACTCATTAAATCTATAGATGAAGTAATAATTCAAGAATACGTAATAGGAATACCAATGTATTTTCACTTTTTTTACAGCCCTATCTTTAAAAGGGTAGAAATAACTGGAATGGATATTAGATATGAGACTAACGTGGATGGATTAAGAAGATTACCAACAAATCTTATTAACGTAGATCCAACATTTGTTGTAGCAGGCAACATTCCAGTTGTAGCTAGAGAAAGCATATTACCTAAGGCATTTGAATATGCTGAAAACTTCGTAAATACTGTAAAGGAAAATGTTCCGCCTGGCATGATAGGACCATTCTGTTTAGAATCAATTGTAACAGATAGTTTAGATATAGTAGTATTCGAATTTTCTGGGAGGATAGTTGCAGGTACAAATTTATATGTAGAAGGTAGCCCATATAGTTGGCTTTATTGGGACGAGCCAATGAGCGTAGGTAGAAGGATTGCAAGAGAGATTAAAATAGCCAAGCTTGAAAATAAACTTGGTGAAGTCACAACTTGA
- a CDS encoding AsnC family transcriptional regulator encodes MQLDEVDKNLLMELEYHFPYSPTPFYEISRKLGISEDETIDRIKKLVDEEIIKRIGMYINFRAKGMDGALVAAQIPLENLEKYRRIALGIRELTHNFIRNHPKYNVWFVIKAENREKLDTSIKNLMEEVNAKDYIILYSKKSLKLSVKYDIIRGISWSENNEPTLPEKIPTAEELGISKELLKALSVPLPITKRPFKEIAEKFNMTEDQLIDLIKELKDKHVVKDYGATLNGEKVGIKENAMLLIDTEDVEKACENIALHINEATHVVLRESNKPWDYLCYCMLHGKDKQVIFDAVKKVIGETDARSYMLLFSLENLKPGIVM; translated from the coding sequence ATGCAGTTAGATGAAGTTGATAAAAACCTACTTATGGAATTAGAGTATCATTTTCCTTATTCCCCTACTCCATTCTATGAGATTTCTAGAAAACTTGGTATTTCAGAAGACGAAACAATAGATAGGATAAAAAAGCTTGTTGATGAAGAGATAATAAAAAGAATTGGTATGTACATAAACTTTAGAGCTAAAGGTATGGATGGAGCATTAGTTGCAGCACAAATTCCTTTAGAAAACCTTGAAAAGTATAGAAGAATCGCTTTGGGAATTAGAGAACTAACTCATAATTTCATAAGAAATCATCCAAAATACAATGTATGGTTTGTTATAAAGGCCGAGAATAGAGAAAAACTAGATACTAGTATAAAGAACTTAATGGAAGAAGTTAATGCAAAAGATTACATAATATTATATTCTAAAAAATCGCTAAAATTAAGTGTGAAATATGATATAATTAGAGGAATTTCATGGAGTGAAAATAATGAACCAACATTACCAGAAAAAATACCAACGGCTGAAGAATTAGGTATTAGTAAAGAATTACTAAAAGCATTATCTGTTCCATTACCTATAACTAAACGTCCATTTAAGGAAATAGCAGAAAAATTCAATATGACAGAAGATCAACTAATAGACCTAATTAAAGAACTAAAAGATAAGCATGTAGTAAAAGATTATGGAGCTACTTTAAATGGCGAAAAAGTAGGAATTAAAGAAAACGCAATGCTTTTAATTGATACCGAAGATGTAGAGAAAGCTTGTGAAAATATTGCACTACATATAAATGAAGCCACACATGTAGTCTTAAGAGAGAGCAATAAGCCATGGGATTATTTATGTTATTGTATGTTACATGGCAAGGATAAACAAGTTATTTTTGATGCTGTAAAGAAAGTTATAGGCGAAACTGATGCAAGGAGCTATATGTTATTATTTAGCCTAGAAAACTTAAAACCGGGTATTGTTATGTAA
- the tes gene encoding tetraether lipid synthase Tes, whose protein sequence is MAQVETQKKEGGFRLLPAPSKYENGVVKFGDREIKIGGPLPKLAENEKLIRVTHSLCPVCYRLLPAAIFEKDEKMYIRKVCPEHGEFEDLYYGDVGMYYKFDYWEYEGKGPKVPYVDLKSPCPFNCGLCPMHHQHSALVNLVITNRCDQACWYCFFFAEKAGYVFEPTLEQIKFMVDQLKRQEITLVIQITGGEPTLREDLVQIVKLLRESGVKHIQLNTWGGTFARLYMEDPDKAIKYAMQLREAGVNTVYMSFDGTNRRTNPKNHWEIPYTLEVFRRAGMTSVVLVPTVIKTTNDNDLGNIVRFAAENIDVVRAINFQPVSLTGMMKRNMRSRFRITIPEIIKDIEDQTDGEITRDSWYPIGTSVVFSRLIEALTGKEQFEMANHPSCGAGTYVFVEWREGKPHFIPLSKFIDLEGLLEYFKEKAEELKEGGNKYWVGLKILYNIRKFIDKEKGPKDFDVYKMLYNIIVNHNYEALGEWHYRTLFLGTMHFMDLYNYDIQRVMRCDIHYVTPDGRVIPFCTYNVLNDLYRDKILKEYQIPLDEWVKLHGENSIGDQVKYKRVVSDLEKGEIYKNTYKHFM, encoded by the coding sequence ATGGCACAAGTAGAGACTCAGAAGAAAGAAGGAGGATTTAGATTACTTCCAGCTCCATCAAAATATGAGAATGGTGTAGTAAAATTTGGAGATAGAGAAATAAAAATAGGCGGACCTTTGCCAAAACTGGCCGAAAATGAAAAGCTGATAAGAGTAACTCATTCTTTATGTCCGGTCTGTTATAGATTATTACCAGCAGCTATATTCGAAAAAGATGAAAAGATGTATATAAGGAAAGTTTGCCCAGAGCACGGAGAATTTGAAGATTTATACTATGGAGACGTAGGAATGTATTACAAGTTTGATTATTGGGAATATGAAGGCAAAGGACCTAAAGTACCTTATGTTGATTTGAAATCTCCCTGTCCATTTAACTGCGGATTATGTCCAATGCATCATCAGCACTCAGCATTAGTTAATCTAGTCATAACTAATAGATGTGATCAAGCGTGTTGGTATTGTTTCTTCTTTGCGGAAAAAGCTGGATATGTGTTTGAGCCAACGTTAGAACAAATAAAATTCATGGTAGATCAACTTAAGAGACAAGAGATCACTCTAGTCATTCAAATAACTGGTGGAGAACCAACATTAAGGGAAGATTTAGTACAAATTGTAAAATTATTAAGGGAATCTGGAGTTAAGCATATTCAGCTAAACACTTGGGGAGGAACTTTTGCAAGACTTTACATGGAAGATCCAGACAAGGCTATTAAGTACGCAATGCAATTAAGGGAAGCCGGAGTTAACACCGTATATATGAGTTTTGATGGAACTAATAGAAGAACTAATCCTAAAAATCACTGGGAAATTCCATACACATTAGAAGTATTCAGAAGAGCAGGAATGACTAGTGTAGTTTTAGTTCCTACAGTAATAAAAACTACTAATGATAACGATCTAGGTAATATTGTAAGGTTTGCAGCAGAAAACATAGATGTAGTAAGAGCGATAAACTTCCAGCCAGTAAGCTTAACTGGAATGATGAAAAGAAATATGAGGTCTAGATTTAGGATAACTATACCAGAAATCATTAAGGATATAGAAGATCAAACTGATGGAGAAATTACAAGAGATAGTTGGTATCCTATAGGAACCTCAGTAGTATTTTCTAGATTGATAGAAGCATTAACAGGAAAAGAGCAATTTGAAATGGCTAATCACCCTAGCTGTGGTGCTGGCACTTACGTATTTGTAGAATGGAGAGAAGGTAAGCCGCATTTCATACCATTATCTAAGTTTATTGATCTAGAAGGACTTCTAGAATACTTTAAGGAAAAAGCTGAAGAGCTAAAAGAAGGAGGTAATAAGTATTGGGTAGGATTGAAAATATTGTACAATATTAGAAAGTTCATTGACAAAGAGAAAGGACCTAAAGACTTCGACGTATATAAGATGTTATATAACATTATCGTAAATCATAATTACGAAGCATTAGGAGAATGGCACTATAGGACATTATTCCTAGGTACAATGCACTTTATGGATTTATACAACTATGATATACAAAGAGTAATGAGATGTGATATACACTATGTAACGCCAGATGGTCGTGTAATTCCTTTCTGTACATACAACGTATTAAATGACCTGTACAGAGATAAAATACTAAAAGAATACCAGATACCACTAGACGAATGGGTAAAGTTACATGGAGAAAATAGTATAGGCGATCAAGTCAAGTATAAGAGAGTAGTAAGTGACTTAGAAAAAGGAGAAATATACAAAAATACATACAAGCATTTCATGTAA
- the purB gene encoding adenylosuccinate lyase, with product MNICPLDWRYGSDEMRKIFSREGIIRYRIQVEIALLYALKDLGYVSQEDINVVEKVSENIDLSEIDKLEEKLGHDVMAMVVWLAEKSGESGKFIHFGATSYDIVDTAYALMFRDALNIIERKLLEILDTLSQMSIKYKDTIMIGRTHGQHALPITLGFKFANYVYELSRSLERIKDTERRLIKGKFAGAVGTMAAWGDKGRIIEEKVMQKLGLTPHEISTQVAPRDGFAEIISDLAILASQLDRFALEVRELMRPEIRELSEGVGNRVGSSTMPHKENPVTAEKISGLAKVIRGLCLTELENIPLWHERDLTNSSSERIVLSHAFLIIDEMLDSMLSLLHNLIVYPENMKKNIEITKGLIMAESLMINLTLKGMPRHIAHELSMKLSRDAENNGRSLLEEAMENEVIKKYFTADEIRRILDPNNYLGQTEYLIQRAIKYYEKLKQEYNLKIQNTNS from the coding sequence ATGAACATTTGTCCTTTGGATTGGAGATATGGAAGTGACGAAATGAGAAAAATCTTCTCTAGAGAGGGTATAATAAGATATAGAATACAAGTCGAAATAGCTTTACTTTATGCCTTAAAAGACTTAGGTTACGTTTCACAAGAAGATATTAATGTTGTAGAAAAAGTTTCTGAGAATATAGATTTAAGCGAAATAGATAAGTTAGAAGAAAAATTAGGGCATGATGTAATGGCAATGGTTGTATGGTTAGCTGAGAAATCTGGAGAAAGCGGTAAATTCATACATTTTGGTGCTACTAGTTACGATATCGTAGATACAGCTTACGCATTAATGTTTAGAGACGCGTTAAATATTATTGAAAGAAAACTATTAGAAATTCTAGACACCCTTTCACAAATGTCCATAAAATATAAAGATACAATTATGATAGGAAGAACGCATGGTCAGCACGCGTTACCAATAACCTTAGGTTTTAAATTTGCAAATTATGTATACGAGCTTTCTAGATCTTTGGAGAGAATAAAAGATACAGAAAGAAGGCTTATAAAAGGCAAATTTGCAGGAGCAGTAGGTACAATGGCAGCATGGGGAGATAAAGGGAGAATTATTGAAGAAAAAGTCATGCAAAAACTAGGTTTGACTCCTCATGAGATTTCAACTCAAGTTGCTCCAAGAGATGGTTTTGCCGAAATTATTTCTGACTTAGCAATTCTTGCTTCACAGCTAGATAGATTTGCATTAGAAGTTAGGGAACTAATGAGACCAGAAATAAGGGAATTAAGCGAAGGTGTAGGAAATAGAGTAGGAAGTAGTACAATGCCCCATAAAGAAAATCCAGTTACTGCAGAAAAGATAAGCGGTTTAGCTAAAGTAATAAGAGGGTTATGCTTAACTGAATTAGAAAATATACCTCTATGGCATGAAAGAGATTTAACAAATAGCTCATCAGAACGTATAGTATTATCTCATGCTTTTCTAATAATTGACGAAATGTTAGATAGTATGCTTTCATTATTACATAATTTGATAGTTTACCCTGAAAATATGAAGAAGAATATTGAAATTACTAAAGGACTTATTATGGCTGAAAGTTTAATGATCAATTTGACCTTAAAGGGAATGCCTAGGCATATTGCTCATGAACTATCAATGAAACTTTCTAGAGATGCTGAGAATAACGGTCGTTCATTATTGGAGGAAGCTATGGAAAATGAAGTGATTAAGAAATATTTTACAGCGGACGAAATTAGAAGGATACTGGATCCTAATAATTACTTAGGTCAAACAGAATATCTAATACAGAGGGCTATTAAGTACTACGAAAAGTTAAAACAGGAATATAATTTAAAAATTCAGAATACTAATTCATAA
- a CDS encoding thiamine-phosphate kinase — MKLKDIGEHEFIRRSLSKYLGHNIFYDIYTEDGFTYKIDGFQLSYFFSFMDYYDIGWKAVTATVSDIITSGSKPRIILSSIGVNSEMEDKQLEAIFYGIINAAEYYEVKYVGGDLNNSEKNGWIDIAGIGKKLCDAKNNPEEGDIIIISDEIGFTSEVFISYLNNFNIPIHEISKLRVKHPIVNKNILNFYKEFCNYIVSSTDISDGLLISLQNLSDRLNYSILIEDFNINHSVYENLRRYGYGVNDILKYSGEEFSSLFVVKKEKAQEMLEWLYHYNFSSKILGKLGKEGENEIKYKGNKLAISGWDNFKGWY, encoded by the coding sequence ATGAAATTAAAGGATATAGGAGAGCATGAATTCATAAGAAGAAGTTTATCAAAATATTTAGGACATAATATATTCTATGATATATATACGGAAGATGGCTTTACTTATAAAATAGATGGATTTCAACTGTCATATTTTTTCTCCTTTATGGACTATTATGATATTGGCTGGAAAGCAGTAACTGCAACAGTAAGCGATATAATCACATCCGGTTCTAAACCTAGAATAATTCTTTCTTCTATTGGTGTAAATTCTGAGATGGAAGATAAACAATTAGAAGCCATATTTTATGGAATAATTAATGCTGCCGAATATTATGAAGTAAAGTACGTAGGAGGAGATCTAAATAATTCAGAAAAAAATGGTTGGATAGATATAGCTGGAATAGGAAAGAAACTCTGCGATGCAAAAAATAATCCAGAAGAAGGAGATATTATAATCATCTCAGATGAAATAGGTTTTACGTCGGAAGTTTTTATATCATATCTAAATAATTTTAATATACCTATACATGAAATATCTAAGTTAAGAGTAAAACATCCTATAGTTAATAAAAATATACTTAATTTTTATAAAGAATTCTGTAATTATATAGTATCCTCTACTGATATCAGTGATGGGTTACTTATTTCATTACAGAATCTATCTGATAGATTAAATTATTCTATATTAATAGAGGATTTTAATATTAACCATAGTGTATACGAAAATTTACGTAGATATGGATACGGAGTAAATGATATATTAAAATATTCTGGAGAAGAGTTTTCATCGTTATTTGTAGTGAAAAAGGAAAAAGCACAAGAAATGCTTGAATGGCTTTATCATTACAATTTTTCTTCTAAAATATTAGGAAAACTTGGAAAAGAAGGAGAGAATGAAATAAAGTATAAAGGTAATAAGCTAGCTATATCTGGCTGGGATAATTTTAAGGGTTGGTATTAA
- a CDS encoding adenylosuccinate synthetase, protein MLNILVGGFYGDEGKGKISSYLSLKDSPDIAVRTGSINAGHTVCYNNNKWKIRIIPSAFVNKSTKLMLGPGALTSITELIKELKETNSEDRFFMDYHVGIITEKEIYEERNDENLMKSVGSTGQGVGYAEAKRILRILKLAKDYPELSKYTIDVPNTLIEEIEKGSEILAEGTQGTYLSLYHGEYPYVTSRNTTSSGILSEIGIGPKYVKDIIIVFKSFVTRVGNGPLEGELSEEEAEKLGLIEIATVTGRKRRVAPFNIKLAKKAIQLNTATQIAITKLDALFKGAYKVREYEKLPNEAKKWIEDLEDQLKVPITLIGTGEDAMDTIDLRKEKLGE, encoded by the coding sequence ATGCTTAATATTCTTGTTGGTGGATTCTACGGAGATGAAGGTAAAGGTAAAATATCATCTTACTTATCACTTAAGGATTCGCCAGATATTGCTGTAAGAACAGGATCTATAAATGCCGGACACACTGTATGTTATAATAATAACAAATGGAAAATAAGGATAATTCCTTCAGCATTTGTAAATAAATCTACTAAACTAATGCTTGGACCGGGAGCATTAACTTCTATAACGGAATTAATTAAGGAACTTAAGGAAACAAATTCTGAAGATAGATTCTTCATGGATTATCACGTAGGTATTATAACTGAAAAAGAGATTTATGAAGAAAGAAATGATGAAAACCTAATGAAATCAGTAGGGAGTACAGGGCAGGGGGTAGGATATGCTGAAGCAAAAAGAATATTAAGAATATTAAAGCTTGCAAAAGATTATCCAGAGCTTTCAAAATATACAATAGATGTACCTAATACATTAATTGAGGAAATAGAAAAAGGAAGTGAAATCTTAGCTGAGGGAACTCAAGGTACGTATTTAAGTTTGTATCATGGCGAATATCCTTATGTAACTAGTAGGAATACTACTTCGTCTGGCATACTTAGTGAGATAGGAATAGGACCAAAATACGTAAAAGATATAATAATTGTATTTAAATCATTTGTAACTAGAGTAGGGAATGGTCCATTAGAAGGAGAGCTAAGCGAAGAAGAAGCCGAAAAATTAGGTCTAATTGAAATTGCAACTGTAACTGGAAGAAAGAGAAGAGTTGCACCATTTAATATCAAATTAGCAAAGAAAGCAATTCAATTAAATACAGCGACACAAATTGCAATAACAAAGCTAGATGCATTATTTAAGGGGGCGTATAAAGTAAGAGAATACGAAAAATTACCTAACGAAGCCAAAAAATGGATAGAAGACCTAGAGGATCAACTTAAAGTGCCAATAACTCTCATAGGTACTGGAGAAGACGCTATGGACACAATAGATCTTAGAAAAGAGAAATTGGGTGAGTAA